A segment of the Luteolibacter sp. Y139 genome:
TCGATCATCCGCATCCCCGCGGCCTCGATCAGGCGCTCTGTTAGATCCTCCTCGGGATGATCCAGCGTGCCGGTGATGCGCAGCGTCGTCCACAGCAAGCCACGCTCACCCGGAGAAAATACGATCGTCTCGGCCCCCGGAATCCGCGCGAGCACACCGGGCACCAGACCAAGGCGGAAGTGACCGTCGAGCTGCTCCTGCTTGCCGATCTTCAGCGAGCCTTCCAAGCGCACCAGCCCTTCGCTGCCGATGATGATCTTCTGCAAGTTCAGCGCACCGTCTTCCCACTCGTAGTCCACCTTGCCCTCGTTCAGCGCCAGCCGGCGGAAGCGGGTGGTATCGGCATAAGCGGCCAGCGCGTCCAAGAGCGGCAGCGCAGTGAGCACGCCGTCGGTGTGGTTCAGGCTGCCCTTCACGATCGGACCGTTCGGTCCATTCTCCACCGTGAACTCGGACTCCACCTTTCCGGAGACCCGTTGCCTCCAGGTTTCCGGCAGGACCTCCGAGCACAGCACATCGCGCAGGTGACCATTGAAAGCGTAGCCGTCACCCTTCACCGACATCTCGCCGTTCAGATCGAGCCGACCGCTCTGATAGACCCGGAAATCCGCGGCAGAGAGCGAAACGGAATCGTTGTGGTAGCGGAGCCGTGCCTTCCCGAGCGCCATCGGCGGAGCCCACTTCCACGGCAGCTTCACCGTACCGTCCAGGCCCTCCGCGCGGTAGCTGCCCTTCGCCGCGTCCGGTGTGACCTTCCACGAGGTGCCGTTGATGCTCACCGGACCGCTCTTGGTAATCACTTTCAACGCCGAGTTCCCCACATCCACCATCTGCACATCCACCTCATGAGGCACCATGCTGTCGTACCACTTCTTCGCCTTCGCCTCAGGCGGGACCACGACCTCCGGCGACTTCTTCACCCGGTCCGCGGCAGTGGCATCCACCACTACCTCGATCTTCCGGGCCCGTGCCTCGTCGATCCGCCACACGCCCTGCCACCAGCCGCCCAGACCCACATCCACGCGCAGGCCTTCCGAATCGATCGACTTCACGATCCCCTCTCCCGTCGCGGTGAAAGAATCGGTATCCATGCTGGTGCCGCTCCAGCGGAACGGACTGAACTCACAAGTCACGCCGATCGCCTTCCCCGCTTCGGTCGCCAGCATGTGGCGGAAGCTTTCGCCATGCAGCCAGCTGCGCAGGCCGATATAGCCGCCGCCTAACAGGACCACGGCCCCGCAAAACGCGATCACCGAGCCCCGGATCAACCAGCGGTTGCCCGTCTTCCCCTTCGCCACGGCGGCCTTGCGCCTCTCTCTCCGGCTCATGCGGAGAAAGCTGGCCGCTTTCCCCCGCCGGGGCAAGGCAACGATGGCGGACTCACCGGGCCTCGGGATGGGCTCTCCGGATCAACGCCACGACCTGATCCAGCAAGTATCTCAGCACCTCCGAAAAACCCACCGTGATCAAAAGACCGATCGGGACGAGGATCACAAACCGGCCGACCCAATTCTCAGCCGCCAGATTCACGTACGGAGTCACGTGGTCCCGCATCAGCGAAGTCGCGAAGGCCTGCCCGCAATAGTAGTAAATCGCATTCCGTCCCACGTGCTCCAGCAACCGGAACCGCCCCGAAAGATCCCGGTAGAAGAAGATGATCGCACTCACCGAGATCATCGACGCGCAAACATAGGGAAGCTGGGCCGGGAATTTCTTCGCCTGCAGCTGGAACGCATCCTCCCCCAGAAACAAGGCGCACAAACCCCATCCCACCGCACCGGCGATCAAGCACCCGATCGCCGCCCTCTTCTGAAGGCCCGTGAAAATCACCTTCTCCCGGATGAAATACCCGAACAGGAACAGCGGCAGATAGAAGAACACATCCCGGCTATCCACCCCGAGCACCGGGAACCCGCTCGTCTCCCTCGCCAGGAACATGAACGGAATCGGCAGGAACAGCCCGATCCCCACCAGATACTTGAAGCGCGAAACCCTCGCCACCAGTGCCTCGGCGAAAAGCAGCACCACCAGATAGCACGGCACAAACCAGTAGCTCCACACGAAGCTCTCCAGTCCCTCGATCTTCTCGCTGCTGAAAAGAAGATACTTCGCCGGCACCAGCACCTTCCTCTCCCACGGCGAGCCGTTGAACAGCATCAGGAGCAGCACACAAAACGCGAACGTCGTCGAAAGCCGGATCACCGCACCGATGAGCATTTCCTTCCCCACCACCGCCCGCGTCATCCCGCTCAGGAAGAAAAACGCCGGCACATCCAGCAGCAGCGTAAACGACCGCAACCACTCTGGCTGCCCGAAGCTATTGTGAAACGCCACATGGATCACCACGATCCACAGCGCCACGATCCCGCGGAAAACATCCAGATACGAGTCGCGGCGTTTGTTCATGCAGGCACCCTGAAGACGCTTAAATCCCATTTATTATCAAGGTGGTCGAGGGAGAACCGCCGCCCTCGGCAGTCAGGTCGCCTACCTCCATCGCAAGCCACCGCTAACAACGGTGCAGGCGCTTACCCCCTCCCCGCTTGCACCGCCCGGCTGCGCGCCTACACTCCCCTCAACATGCACGAGGAAATCTCCCTGGCCCGCGAAGTCGAAGCCATCCAGATCCCCAGCGGTGACGCGATCACGCTGCCGGCCGGCACTCCCGTTTTCATCACCCAGCGCCTCGGCGGCACCTACACCGTGGCCACCTCCGCCGGTCTGGCCCGGATTTCCTCGAAGGATGCCGATGCCCTCGGCGTGGATCTCGAGAAGGAAAAGGAGAAGGTCGCCCAAGCCGAGCGCCTGAAGGATGCCCCGGTCGAGGAGCAGGTCTGGGCCCAGCTCAAGAGCGTCTACGACCCCGAAATCCCGGTCGACATCGTCAATCTCGGCCTCGTTTACGACTGCGCCATCGAGGAACTGGACGGCAGCAAGACCGTCACCGTGAAGATGACCCTGACCGCCCCCGGCTGCGGCATGGGCCCGGTCATCGCCGCGGATGCGCAATCCAAGATCATGACCATCGAAGGCATCGACGACGCCAAGGTGGAACTCGTCTGGGACCCCGCTTGGAATCAGGACATGATCTCCGAGGAAGGGAAGATGAAGCTCGGGATGATCTAACCCGGGGAACGGAAAAGCATTTCCGCCCTAACGGATTCTGGGGCAAGCTACGGCGTGACCTCGGGAAAACACGCCGGCTCCTTCGCCGCCACCGCACTGGTGGTGGCAAGCATGGTCGGCACCGGAGTCTTCACTTCGCTGGGCTTCCAGCTCGTCGACCTCAGTTCCGGCCCTCAAATCATCCTGCTGTGGCTGCTCGGCGGATTGCTCGCCCTGTGCGGGGCCTTTTGTTACGCGGAGGTCGCAGCGCTGCTGCCGAAGTCGGGCGGTGAGTATCACTTCCTGCGGTCGATCTATCATCCGAGCCTCGGCTTCATGGCGGGCATGCTCTCGGCCTTCGCCGGCTTCGCGGCACCCACGGCGATCACCGCCCTCGCTTTCGGTGAATACCTTCACAAGGCGTGGGGCGGCCTGGAAGTTCATCACGCCGCGGCGCTGGTCATCCTCTTGGGCGCCGCAGCCCACTCGGTGAGCACGCAGACCAGCGCGAGGGTGCAGGTGGCAGCAACCGGGCTGAAGCTGATCCTGATCGTCACCTTCATCGTTGCGGCGTGGACGCTTCCCGGCGAAGGGGACATCCGCTGGACGGTGGACTTGAAAGCGGATTCGGCAGCGGTGATCACGCCCGCCTTCGCCATCTCCCTGCTCTACGTGACCTATTCCTACACCGGCTGGAATGCGGCGGTATACGGGCTGGAGGAATGGAATGATCCCCAGCGCACCGTGAAGCGAGCACTGCTGTGGGGCACCGTTCTGGTTACGATTCTCTACGTCGGCTTGAACGCCTCCTTCCTCCACGCCGCCCCGGTAGAAAAGCTCAAGGGCCAGGAAGCGGTCGGCCACATCGCCTCCACTTCCCTGTTCGGAACCCAGGCGGCACGGGTCATCTCCGGCCTCTTCGCTGTAGGCCTCTTCGCCTCCGCCAGCGCGTTGCTATGGGCAGGCCCGCGGGTGCTGGCCGCGATGGGTCGCCACATGCAATCGCTCTCATTCTTCGCGCCGCGCGGCGAGGTGCCGCGGCTCGCGCTGGGATTCCAAATCACGGTCGCCTTGCTGCTGGTCTTCGTGTTTTCGGGAAAGCTGCGGCACCTGATGGACGTGACCCAGGTGGGACTCACCCTTTCCACCTCGCTGGTGGTGGCGGGCTGCATGGTGCTCCGCCACCGTCATCCGGACCTGCCCCGCCCCGTGAAAGTCCCGCTCTATCCGCTCCCCCCACTGTTGTTTCTGGCGATGTCCGTATTCATCGTGGGATTCTCCGCAGTGAAAGAGCCGCTGCTGACACTCGGCGGCGCGGGACTCGCAGTTTTCTTTGCGCTTGTTTGGTTTCCGCTCAAAATGCTCCGAAGATGAAAAAACTGCTCCTCCTTCCCTTGGCCTGCCTTGCCGCCTCCTGTGGCCCCTCGAAGCCCTCGCACGGGCAGACAGCGCAACAGGTCTACGACCCGAATCAGCAGACCTTCAGCGAGGCGCAAGGCGAGGCGTCTCCGGATGACGTCGCGCGTTTCCTGGCCGGACGCCCCGTGGAGCACGGCGCGGCCCTCTCACGCCTCCAACAGACCGCGGAATATAAGGAGCACGCGCTGCAGATGGGCCGAAACTGGCGGGTCTTCGCCCAAGGCCGGACCGGCAACCAGCGCGACTGGTCGTCGGCAAACGTCCGCCCCCTCACCGGCGATCCGAAGGTCCTGCTCTATCCCTTCGGTGGCCCTGACCTACTGCACGCCGCGGCACTCTTCCCGAATGCCTCGAACTACGTGCTGATCGGTCTGGAACCAGCCGGCAACCTGCCCTCTCTCGAAAATCAGGACGCCAGCGCGGTGCTCGGTTCGCTGAATCGCCTCGGCAGGGCGATGGATACCCAGCTCAAGCACGGCTACTTCATCACGAAAGACATGCGGGGCGACCTCGCCGGCGGCCCGATGCCGGGCGTCACGCCGATCCTGTTAGCCACCCTGTCCCTCATGGACGCAAACGTGCAAAGCGTCCAGTCGATCAACGCCGGTGGCCGCAATGGCGTGGAGATCCGCTACCGCCTGCCGGGCGGAGGAAACCGCAGCGCGATCTACGTCTCCGGCGACCTTTCCAACGGAGGCTTTAACTCGTCCTATAAAAGCTGGCTCTCCAGCTACGGCGGCGGCGTGGCCTACTTCAAGGCCGCCTCCTATCTCATGCATGATTCCGGCTTCTCCGGCATCCGCGACTGGGTCCTCGGCAACTGCCACGCCGTCGTGGAGGACGACTCCGGCATCCCCTACCGCAACTTCGACGCGAACAAGTGGAACATTCACCTCTTCGGAAACTACGAGGCACCCATCGAGCTCTTCGCCAAGCACATGCAGCCCGACCTGAAAGCCGCCTACGACGCCACCGGCGGCGGCCCCGCCGTCCCCTTCGGCTCCGGCTACCAGATCCGCGACTACAACGCGAACCTGCTCGTCGCGGTGAAGAAGTGATCCGAGCTACGGGATTTACAGCGCCCGAAGAAAAGGCCCGTCGCGCCACGACCTCGCGACGCCATGCCGAGCAATGACCACCTGCTCCCGCGGCCAGATGTAAACCCGTCGCCCCGACGAACCGATCAACGCGTAGAAGTCCCGCGGCTGGCTCCGCGATAGACCAGCCCCCTGCCAGAACGCCGTCGAAGCCGGCGGATCCAGCGCATCTTCCACCTCGATTTCCCGGCCACCGGCGTTCCGCCACAGTCCGCCGCCAAACATCGGATTCGCAGCGGAAGCGCGGGTCACACGAGCGTAATGCGAGGAATCAAACCCATCGGGGCTTTCCCCTCGCAGTAGTCCCCCGATCGTTCGCCCGAGCTTCCCGAGTTCATCCACACTCAACTCCGCCCCGGTCGAGAGGAAGAACCGCCCCTTCTTGTCCGATCGCCAGTTCTTGCTGCCGAGACCGATCGGCACCATCACGGATCGGTGCAGGTATCTCTCTAGGCTCTCGCCACGGGCGGAAAGCTTCCGCTGCATCAATTCCGCCAGCACTTCTGAACACGCAGGACCGTAGCGGAAAAAACTGCCGGGTTCATCAATCGCTCGCAGCGCCACCGCATTGCGCCCCTTGTCCGCAGGATTGCGATACAACGCCGCGACACCCGCCTCGAGGCCGGCGGTCTGCTGAAGCAGCATCTGCAAGGTGATCCGCTGCTTGCGAGCATCGCCCCGCCATTCGCGGATGGTGTCGGCCACATGCTCAGTCGGATCCAGCCAACCCTCGGAGGCAGCACGGGTCACCGCGAGGCCCGCGAGCGCTTTCGTGATGCTGAGGATCGGCCCTTCATACGAAGTCTGCCAGCCTTCCACCCGCGAATGCCCGCGCCACGCCGCCCACCCGCGGCAGCCATTTTGTTTCGCCATCGCATCGGCCCGATCCAAGCGAATCGATTCGGCCGGTCCGGAAGTCGAAGACGCACAGCCAGCGCAGGCCGAAGCGATGGCCCCAAGAAATCCGCGGCGGGAAATCGTCATGCTATGGAGTTAGCCCGTCTGCGGCTGTCAGGAAAGCGACAACTCGCGTGTTGTGTCAAAGCCATGGATCTGCAACATCCCGTGCAATGCTTCCTCCTCTGCGCCTGATGGCCGCCATCGCCGCCCTCACCCTTGGCTGCGCTTCCGCCCAGGAAAGCCGCACCTGGACCGATCTCAAGGGCCGCAAGCTCGATGGAATCTTCGTGAAGCAGGACGATGCCACCGTCTGGATCCGCAAGGGCGATGGCAAGGAAGTCGCTCTCCCGAAGACGTCTCTGAGCGAGGATGATCGCAAGCACCTGACCACGGCGGTACCCGCGAAAAAGGGTTCGACCGGTGCCCGCTTCGCCACCGCGCCTATTGATGTCACAGCATGGAAGCCTCGGCCGGAAGGATTTCAGCTCGGCACCCAGCTCTATCCCGTCACCCTGGAGTCGGAGCATTTCATCATCGCCGGCGGGGCCAAGGTCCGGCCCGCCATGCTGCTCGCTTACGCCGAGCCGGTGGAGCGCCTGTTCGCCGACATGGCGACGGACCTGCCGGGTCTCGCTGCCTCCTTCGAAGGGAAAAAGATGCCGGTCCTGCTCTTGGAAGAAAAGGAGGCGAAGGCCTTTGCCAAATGGCACGAGGACCACGCCAACGCCAGCTCAAGCGTCTCTTCCAGCTATAACCTCGATACCTCCGTGATCGTGGCGTTTAATATCGACAAGGATCTCGCCCAGGAAAAAGGCATCACCACCCTCGGACGCGTCTACCGGCTGGATTCGAAAAAGGCCGAGCACAACCGGAAGACCTGGCCGTCCCGCATCCATTTCTTCACCGCGGACATCTTCCGCCAGTTCATCGGCAATCCGAGCAACAACGGCAAATGCTCGATCGCTTCCCTGAAACTGGCGTTTGCCTATCACCGGGAAGAGCAGATCTGCGGGAAAATCGAGTCCGACGTCTTCTTCGGCGGCACGGAGCTGGAAGGCTTCAAAAACGGCCGGAACTGGGCCGGAGCCACCAAAAAGCTCCTCAAGGACGGCCAGCAACCCGATATCGGCGCGTTTCTGGAGGTCGACAGCGACGAAGCCGAGCCACGCGACCTCGGCTTCGGCTTGGGCCTCATGCACTTCATCTACAGCAACCCCGCCCGCTCCGAGGGCTTCGGAAAAATCCTCGAAACCACGGCCAAGGACAAAAAATGCCCCGACCCCGAAACCTTTGCAAAAGGCCTCGGCTTCGACTCGCCGGGAGCCCTGAACAAGGCGTGGAAGGACTACATGGTGAGCGACGCCTTCCAGTGATCGCGCCTTGCCCCCGGCGGCGGCGTCCCTTACATCCGCGCCGTGCTCACGATTCACAAGCTCACCAAGACCCTCGGCGGCCGCACGCTTTTCCGCGATGCCGAGTTCTCGATCAACTGGGGCGAACGCATCGCGCTGGTCGGACCGAACGGTGCCGGCAAATCGACCCTTTTCCGCATGATCCTCGGCCAAGAGGAGCTGGACGGCGGCTCCATTGAGCGCGACGACTACGCGATCACCGGCTACCTCGCCCAGGAAGCCGGCGACCCGGGTGACGAAACCGTGCTGGAGATCGCCATGGGCATCACCCCGGAAATGGTCGGCTACCTCCGCGCGCTGCGCGAGCATGAGGCGAAGGGCACCACGGATCATCCCGACTACGCCCACGCCCAGGATCAGTTCAATCACCTCAACGGCTACCAGCTGGAACCGAAGGCGAAAAAGGTTCTCCATGGCCTCGGCTACAAGGAAGCCGACTTCCACAAGACCGCCCGCGAATTCTCCGGCGGCTGGATCATGCGCGCCTACCTCGCCCGCCTGCTGGTCATGGAGCCCGATCTCCTGATGCTGGACGAGCCCACCAACCACCTCGACCTGCTCTCGCTCCTTTGGTTCCAGCGCTACCTGATGAACTACCCCGGCGCGATCCTCATGATCTCTCACGATCGCGACTTCATGGACGCCATCATCGAGAGCGTCGTCGAGATCGATCCCGATGCCGCCGAGCTAATCTCCTACACCGGCAACTACTCCAGCTACCTCGAACAACGCGAGGCGCGCTACGAGCAGAAGGTCCAGGCCTACCGCAACCAGAACAAGGAAATCGAAGGCCACCAGGATTTCATCGACCGGTTCCGCCAGGTCGGCTCAAAGGCTGCTCAAGTTCAATCGCGCATCAAGTTCCTCGAAAAGCTCGACCGCATCGAGAAGCCCCGCGCCCCGCGCAAGCCCTTCAAGTTCGCCTTCCCGCAGCCGCCTCGTTCCAACCAGAAGGTCATCGACCTCCAGAAGGTCGCCCAAGCCTACGGTGAAAAGCAAATCTACAAGGACCTCGATCTCACCATCGAGCGCGGCGACAAGATCGTCCTCGTCGGTCCGAACGGTGCCGGTAAGTCCACGCTGCTAAAGATCCTCGCCGGCGTCCTTCCCATCAACGGCGGCAAGCGCGATGTCGGCTACGCCACCAAGCTCGGCTACTACTCGCAGCACCGCTCGGAAACGCTCAATGAGGACAACACCGTCCTCGAGGAAGTCATGGCGAGCTGCACCACGCTCCGCGAAGAAGACGCCCGCGCCATTCTCGGCTCCTTCCTCTTCCGCCGCACCGATGTCGAGAAGCGCTGCTCCGTCCTCTCCGGTGGTGAGAAGTCTCGCCTCAACCTCGTGAAGTTCCTCGTCGATCCGCCGAACCTTCTCCTGATGGACGAGCCCACGACTCACTTGGACATCCTCTCGATCGACTCGCTGGTCAACGCGCTCAAGGCCTACGAAGGCACGCTCGTCTTCATCTCCCACGACGTGCACTTCATCCGCC
Coding sequences within it:
- the abc-f gene encoding ribosomal protection-like ABC-F family protein, producing the protein MLTIHKLTKTLGGRTLFRDAEFSINWGERIALVGPNGAGKSTLFRMILGQEELDGGSIERDDYAITGYLAQEAGDPGDETVLEIAMGITPEMVGYLRALREHEAKGTTDHPDYAHAQDQFNHLNGYQLEPKAKKVLHGLGYKEADFHKTAREFSGGWIMRAYLARLLVMEPDLLMLDEPTNHLDLLSLLWFQRYLMNYPGAILMISHDRDFMDAIIESVVEIDPDAAELISYTGNYSSYLEQREARYEQKVQAYRNQNKEIEGHQDFIDRFRQVGSKAAQVQSRIKFLEKLDRIEKPRAPRKPFKFAFPQPPRSNQKVIDLQKVAQAYGEKQIYKDLDLTIERGDKIVLVGPNGAGKSTLLKILAGVLPINGGKRDVGYATKLGYYSQHRSETLNEDNTVLEEVMASCTTLREEDARAILGSFLFRRTDVEKRCSVLSGGEKSRLNLVKFLVDPPNLLLMDEPTTHLDILSIDSLVNALKAYEGTLVFISHDVHFIRHLAETTLHITRNAADTGSVLTRYTGGYDYFLEKSGLNDDRGAVTA
- the sufT gene encoding putative Fe-S cluster assembly protein SufT, coding for MHEEISLAREVEAIQIPSGDAITLPAGTPVFITQRLGGTYTVATSAGLARISSKDADALGVDLEKEKEKVAQAERLKDAPVEEQVWAQLKSVYDPEIPVDIVNLGLVYDCAIEELDGSKTVTVKMTLTAPGCGMGPVIAADAQSKIMTIEGIDDAKVELVWDPAWNQDMISEEGKMKLGMI
- a CDS encoding acyltransferase encodes the protein MNKRRDSYLDVFRGIVALWIVVIHVAFHNSFGQPEWLRSFTLLLDVPAFFFLSGMTRAVVGKEMLIGAVIRLSTTFAFCVLLLMLFNGSPWERKVLVPAKYLLFSSEKIEGLESFVWSYWFVPCYLVVLLFAEALVARVSRFKYLVGIGLFLPIPFMFLARETSGFPVLGVDSRDVFFYLPLFLFGYFIREKVIFTGLQKRAAIGCLIAGAVGWGLCALFLGEDAFQLQAKKFPAQLPYVCASMISVSAIIFFYRDLSGRFRLLEHVGRNAIYYYCGQAFATSLMRDHVTPYVNLAAENWVGRFVILVPIGLLITVGFSEVLRYLLDQVVALIRRAHPEAR
- a CDS encoding serine hydrolase, encoding MAKQNGCRGWAAWRGHSRVEGWQTSYEGPILSITKALAGLAVTRAASEGWLDPTEHVADTIREWRGDARKQRITLQMLLQQTAGLEAGVAALYRNPADKGRNAVALRAIDEPGSFFRYGPACSEVLAELMQRKLSARGESLERYLHRSVMVPIGLGSKNWRSDKKGRFFLSTGAELSVDELGKLGRTIGGLLRGESPDGFDSSHYARVTRASAANPMFGGGLWRNAGGREIEVEDALDPPASTAFWQGAGLSRSQPRDFYALIGSSGRRVYIWPREQVVIARHGVARSWRDGPFLRAL
- a CDS encoding APC family permease, giving the protein MTSGKHAGSFAATALVVASMVGTGVFTSLGFQLVDLSSGPQIILLWLLGGLLALCGAFCYAEVAALLPKSGGEYHFLRSIYHPSLGFMAGMLSAFAGFAAPTAITALAFGEYLHKAWGGLEVHHAAALVILLGAAAHSVSTQTSARVQVAATGLKLILIVTFIVAAWTLPGEGDIRWTVDLKADSAAVITPAFAISLLYVTYSYTGWNAAVYGLEEWNDPQRTVKRALLWGTVLVTILYVGLNASFLHAAPVEKLKGQEAVGHIASTSLFGTQAARVISGLFAVGLFASASALLWAGPRVLAAMGRHMQSLSFFAPRGEVPRLALGFQITVALLLVFVFSGKLRHLMDVTQVGLTLSTSLVVAGCMVLRHRHPDLPRPVKVPLYPLPPLLFLAMSVFIVGFSAVKEPLLTLGGAGLAVFFALVWFPLKMLRR